Proteins encoded by one window of Dreissena polymorpha isolate Duluth1 chromosome 11, UMN_Dpol_1.0, whole genome shotgun sequence:
- the LOC127849965 gene encoding uncharacterized protein LOC127849965, with protein MKKHFARFGIPRELITDVRPQYTSTEFCNFTQKWGIKHHITSPHHSASNGKAVKAMKTLIIKCHESRTDPMEAILEQRNIPRADTKRSPAEMMMNRKLRTMVHSRVKAEPSCESRVNRKKSVKNGSIEKRTINQK; from the coding sequence ATGAAGAAACACTTTGCTAGATTCGGAATTCCCAGAGAACTGATAACCGACGTTAGACCACAGTATACGTCCACCGAATTCTGTAACTTTACACAGAAGTGGGGTATAAAGCATCACATCACGTCGCCCCACCACTCAGCATCAAACGGTAAAGCTGTGAAAGCCATGAAGACGCTGATCATCAAGTGCCACGAGTCGCGTACGGACCCGATGGAGGCGATCCTGGAGCAACGAAACATCCCTCGTGCCGACACCAAGAGGAGTCCAGCTGAGATGATGATGAACCGAAAGCTTCGCACCATGGTACATTCGCGCGTGAAAGCAGAGCCAAGTTGTGAATCGCGAGTGAATCGTAAGAAATCGGTGAAAAATGGTTCGATCGAAAAGCGCACGATCAACCAAAAGTAA